TTTTACAGTTTTGCCGACGAAGGGCTGCTCTGAATAAATTTATTCTTATCTTTGCAATACATATTAATAAGGAAAGCCCTATGGAAAAATTTAAAATAGAAGAAAAGATCGTAGCCATGCTAAAGACGGTGTACGATCCTGAGATTCCGGTGAATGTATACGATCTTGGACTGATTTATAAAATAGACGTCTCCGACAATGGGGAAGCAGTGCTTGATATGACTCTGACTGCTCCCAACTGTCCGGCAGCCGATTTCATCATGGAAGATATCCGCCAGAAAGTAGAATCGGTGGAAGGAGTGACAACCGCCACTATCAACCTTGTGTTCGAACCGGAATGGGATAAAGATATGATGAGTGAGGAAGCAAAACTGGAACTCGGATTCCTGTAAATTCATAGCTCAAAATATAAAACTGATAACTCTAAACTCAAAACTCATGAAGAACGTTTATTTCCTTTCCGATGCGCATCTTGGTTCCCGTGCCATAGAACATGGACGTACACAGGAACGGCGCTTGGTGAACTTCCTCGACAGTATCAAGCATAAAGCTTCTGCCGTTTACCTGTTGGGAGATATGTTCGATTTTTGGTATGAATTCCGGTTAGTGGTTCCCAAAGGATACACCCGCTTTTTAGGAAAGCTTTCCGAACTCACGGATATGGGAGTGGAGGTACATTTCTTTACCGGCAACCATGATATCTGGTGTGGGGATTATCTTTCTAAAGAATGCGGAGTGATTATTCATCGTGAAGCATTGACTACCGAAATATACGGAAAAGAGTTTTATCTGGCTCACGGTGACGGACTGGGTGACCCGGACAAGAAGTTTAAGTTGCTGCGCTGGATGTTTCACAGTACAACACTTCAGACACTGTTTTCTGCCATCCATCCCCGTTGGAGTGTGGAATTGGGCTTGACGTGGGCAAAACATAGCCGCGAAAAGCGGGTGGACGGCAAAGAACCGGATTACATGGGGGAGAATAAGGAACATCTGGTACTTTATACAAAAGAATATCTGAAGAGTCATCCTAATATCAACTTCTTCATTTATGGCCATCGTCACATTGAACTGGATTTAATGTTGAGTGCTACTTCCCGTGTGCTGATTCTTGGAGACTGGATTAACTATTTCTCCTATGCGGTATTCGATGGGGAGAATCTATTTTTGGAAGAGTATATAGAAGGAGAAACACAAGTTTGATTCTTATTCCATTAAAAAGTGGAAATTCCGATTGATATAAGGTTTCTTGAAGATAGATAGAAACCGGAAAAAGTCAAGACCACGTCTTCAGATTCATTTCATAAGAATAGAATAAATCTGAAGACGTGGTCTTGATGTATTTAGTTGCCCAACTTGAATACTACAGAGGCGTATCCTCCCAGTTTCAAGGTGTAACTGTCGCTGTCTGTATTTTGTTGAGTTTCGCCATTCACAAACAATACTTTCTCAATCTTGTCTGTCAGCGGAAGTTGCATGGCCGTTCCGCCGAAATTATGGATGACAAGCAGTTTCTCGTTGTCCTTGGTCATATACCAGGCGGCAATCGGCTTATAGTCTTTCTCCTGTGATTCGTTGTAGACGGAATGTTTGGTCATATTTCCTTCTGCCAGTGCCGGATAGGTGTTGCGCAATCGGGTGAGGGAGAAATATATGTTCAGAAGTGAATGGGTATCGGCTTGTTGGTCCGCTACCGTTTTCACATTTTTCGAAACGGTGGCATCCGTCTTGTCTGTGTAGTTGGTAGTGTAGCTATCTCCCCATAGCATCGGGCTGCGCACATATTCGTCTCCGTTATCCTTTGTTCCGTAAAGTCCCAGTTCTTCACCGTAATAGATGTAAGGATGTCCGGCGGAAGTGAGTAAGACGGCGGCGGCCAGTTTGCATTTGTCGGCGGATTTACCCAACTTGGACGATGTACGGTCTTCGTCATGGTTACTCAGTTTCGTTGCTTCGATGTAATCGCTTCGATAGTTGGCGTATTTCTGTTGGTAAGAAAGGATGTCTTTGGCAAAATAACATCCGGTACTATTATTGATTCCCCATTCCAGACGATACCAGAAGGAAAATTCAAAAAGGGCGGGCAGACCTTTATAATAAGGAGCTACTTTATCGTATTCCGATAACACTTCGCCTATCATATAGAAGTCGTCCGTATGTCCTTTTTGTTTGTAATAGGCGTTCATATCTTCATAGAACATTTTCAGGAAACGAGGATTTTCTTCGCTGGTCTCACTGTGGTAGATGTGCTTCACGGCGTCGAGGCGGAGGCCGTCCACACCACGGGCGATCCATCCTTTGGCGGCGTCTGCTATTGCCTGATATGCCGGTGATTCGCCTGCCTGGTCTACAGGGCCGTAGTTAAGGTCGGCAAACCAGTCGGTGCAGAAATGAGAATGGAAATAGGTGATCTGCTGGCTGTCGAACATGATGTTGGCAGGGTT
This sequence is a window from Bacteroides thetaiotaomicron VPI-5482. Protein-coding genes within it:
- a CDS encoding metal-sulfur cluster assembly factor, with amino-acid sequence MEKFKIEEKIVAMLKTVYDPEIPVNVYDLGLIYKIDVSDNGEAVLDMTLTAPNCPAADFIMEDIRQKVESVEGVTTATINLVFEPEWDKDMMSEEAKLELGFL
- a CDS encoding UDP-2,3-diacylglucosamine diphosphatase gives rise to the protein MKNVYFLSDAHLGSRAIEHGRTQERRLVNFLDSIKHKASAVYLLGDMFDFWYEFRLVVPKGYTRFLGKLSELTDMGVEVHFFTGNHDIWCGDYLSKECGVIIHREALTTEIYGKEFYLAHGDGLGDPDKKFKLLRWMFHSTTLQTLFSAIHPRWSVELGLTWAKHSREKRVDGKEPDYMGENKEHLVLYTKEYLKSHPNINFFIYGHRHIELDLMLSATSRVLILGDWINYFSYAVFDGENLFLEEYIEGETQV
- the susG gene encoding alpha-amylase SusG; the encoded protein is MNKHLHFLSLLWLSMLMAFMTACSDDKNITDPAPEPEPPVEGQWTALTASPDTWDETKRADISYQLLLYSFADSDGDGYGDLNGVTQKLDYLNQLGVKALWLSPIHPCMSYHGYDVTDYTKVNPQLGTESDFDRLVTEAHNRGIKIYLDYVMNHTGTAHPWFTEASSSSESPYRNYYSFSEDPKTDIAAGKIAMITQEGAAGYNAAEWFQVSDETAAVKGLLKFTLDWSNAPSPILVVSTGTKADEDNPDTGTDNAKYLYYGEDICKKFYDKGNNIYELTVDFESTWGLLIRTSNASFWPSGTKYGASSSSEKLALNKDFKLTNAGNPANIMFDSQQITYFHSHFCTDWFADLNYGPVDQAGESPAYQAIADAAKGWIARGVDGLRLDAVKHIYHSETSEENPRFLKMFYEDMNAYYKQKGHTDDFYMIGEVLSEYDKVAPYYKGLPALFEFSFWYRLEWGINNSTGCYFAKDILSYQQKYANYRSDYIEATKLSNHDEDRTSSKLGKSADKCKLAAAVLLTSAGHPYIYYGEELGLYGTKDNGDEYVRSPMLWGDSYTTNYTDKTDATVSKNVKTVADQQADTHSLLNIYFSLTRLRNTYPALAEGNMTKHSVYNESQEKDYKPIAAWYMTKDNEKLLVIHNFGGTAMQLPLTDKIEKVLFVNGETQQNTDSDSYTLKLGGYASVVFKLGN